One part of the Ornithodoros turicata isolate Travis chromosome 2, ASM3712646v1, whole genome shotgun sequence genome encodes these proteins:
- the LOC135383282 gene encoding ovalbumin-like, translated as MTAVGDSGYEALTQFGLTLFSSLAGERSGQTTLVSPAAIGAQLCALQTAACGDTKTEFLGAPLREGLALHLHAVTVKLFMQLEKPNPYVSMSLVQRMFVDKAAHLNESWTKLVESKYRCGVEQVSFRADPEAVAALANSWVLKATQGRVDCVIPPGTIDSSAKIVMVSAFYFKGYFDHPFKAIGKKTFLAKISAPSEVDMIGATGEFLYAELNAPAAAKVIELPYRNKDITLLLFLPDSHLSLQEYRTALTPQMLTDIIGKLERKQVYVELPVMTLTQEVILNRSLVKTGVKHAFMDGADFTVAAPSGGLRLTDVLHRATFVLAESPDATATQPLSPAPLEFLLCRPFLFVLQRARDRYILLLGAVKSIPVAATSNQAATTSQ; from the exons ATGACTGCAGTCGGCGACAGTGGATATGAGGCACTAACCCAGTTCGGCCTCACGCTGTTTTCTTCTCTGGCCGGAGAGCGTAGCGGCCAGACTACACTGGTCAGCCCTGCTGCTATTGGTGCTCAGCTGTGTGCCCTCCAGACAGCTGCTTGTGGGGACACCAAAACTGAGTTCCTGGGTGCCCCTCTTCGGGAAGGCCTTGCGCTACACCTCCACGCAGTGACCGTCAAGCTCTTCATGCAACTGGAAAAGCCCAACCCATACGTTTCTATGTCGCTCGTGCAGAG AATGTTTGTGGACAAAGCTGCCCACCTGAACGAGTCCTGGACGAAATTGGTGGAGAGCAAGTACCGGTGTGGCGTGGAGCAGGTGTCGTTTCGTGCGGACCCTGAGGCTGTTGCAGCACTCGCGAACTCTTGGGTTTTAAAAGCCACCCAAGGGCGTGTGGACTGTGTCATTCCCCCTGGAACTATCGATTCATCTGCGAAGATTGTGATGGTCTCTGCTTTCTACTTCAAG GGCTACTTCGACCACCCTTTCAAAGCCATAGGAAAGAAGACGTTCTTGGCAAAGATATCGGCACCGTCAGAGGTCGACATGATAGGTGCAACGGGAGAGTTCCTGTACGCGGAACTAAATGCTCCAGCAGCAGCGAAAGTAATAGAGCTTCCGTACCGCAACAAGGACATTACTCTCCTGCTGTTCTTGCCCGACAGCCATTTATCGCTTCAAGAGTATCGGACGGCGCTCACTCCGCAGATGCTCACCGATATCATCGGAAAACTAGAGAG GAAGCAGGTGTATGTAGAGCTGCCCGTAATGACCCTGACGCAAGAAGTTATCCTCAACCGGTCACTCGTCAAGACCGGAGTAAAGCACGCATTCATGGACGGCGCAGACTTCACCGTCGCCGCTCCCTCAGGTGGACTGCGTCTCACCGATGTCTTGCACAGG GCTACCTTCGTATTGGCGGAGAGCCCCGATGCCACAGCGACGCAGCCTCTGTCGCCTGCTCCGCTGGAATTCTTACTGTGTCGACCTTTCCTGTTTGTGCTACAGCGAGCACGCGACCGCTATATCTTACTCCTTGGCGCGGTCAAGAGCATTCCAGTGGCCGCTACCTCCAACCAGGCTGCGACAACCAGCCAATGA